The proteins below are encoded in one region of Nitrospirae bacterium YQR-1:
- a CDS encoding universal stress protein, translating to MKILVPLDDTPAAGSALATAVHLSKTLRYYVMAMFVNTGGEYSPELTHYGGIKAMVDKELQVKGQSVLDSAFITAKAMGCHIEGIISYGIADTEIINYVHENGVVKLVVIGRPASEIALQMCKNVVSSLKVPVLLVNREAEIKNMLVAVTNSESSRKAATFAAFLAEKTGAGITLINVIPDTASILMNYGYISEAPSMDRRITQLEKDFSERARVTLSSALKIINTSAQSVIRSGDAYRELLNAASQYDLLVLGASNTNKIGSISGKIISNKVINTLYVQ from the coding sequence ATGAAAATACTTGTTCCGCTTGACGACACACCCGCCGCCGGCAGCGCACTGGCTACAGCCGTGCATCTGTCCAAAACACTCCGCTACTACGTAATGGCCATGTTTGTAAACACGGGGGGTGAGTACTCACCGGAGTTAACCCACTACGGCGGCATAAAGGCAATGGTTGACAAGGAACTGCAGGTAAAGGGCCAATCAGTCTTAGATAGTGCATTTATAACGGCTAAAGCAATGGGTTGCCACATAGAGGGTATCATTTCCTATGGGATTGCCGACACCGAAATAATTAATTATGTCCATGAAAACGGGGTGGTAAAGTTAGTTGTAATTGGAAGGCCGGCATCGGAGATTGCCCTTCAGATGTGTAAAAACGTGGTGAGCAGTCTAAAGGTGCCGGTTTTGCTGGTAAACAGAGAGGCGGAGATAAAAAACATGCTTGTTGCTGTAACCAACTCTGAATCGTCACGCAAGGCAGCCACATTTGCCGCATTTCTGGCCGAAAAAACAGGCGCAGGCATTACCCTTATAAATGTGATACCCGATACGGCTTCCATACTTATGAACTACGGCTACATAAGCGAGGCGCCCTCTATGGACAGAAGAATTACTCAACTTGAAAAGGATTTTTCAGAGCGCGCCAGGGTAACTCTGTCCTCAGCTCTTAAGATTATAAACACCTCAGCTCAATCTGTTATAAGGTCGGGAGATGCTTACCGTGAGCTGTTAAACGCCGCCTCACAGTACGACCTTTTGGTTTTGGGAGCATCAAACACAAACAAAATCGGCTCTATATCAGGTAAAATCATAAGCAATAAGGTCATCAACACTCTCTATGTGCAGTGA
- a CDS encoding sulfite exporter TauE/SafE family protein, with the protein MELYLPIAGVEIMAWQLVLIGLTVGVIGGFFGVGGAFMVTPALNVFGFPMAYAIGTDMAHIAGKSIVATIKHRKLGNVDLKLGIIMVIFTAIGIEGGATLIMYLEKIGRVGPIVRFVYMILLFGLGSYMLYEYFKLTGGGSGSHEVKDGNVSGLATKIQTLKLRPMIHLKTSGITISLWAIGGVAIFTGFLAGFLGVGGGFIRMPALIYVLGCPTTVAVGTDLFEVMISGAYGAFSYAMKGRVEIVAAIVMLLGAAVGAQFGTLATKYVKGLIIRLYFAVTMLLAGVSVVFKHIASSYKFTYEGVLNKWIKVETGLTDKAAIKDWAVMNKAAVKTWVASQSDIIQSAYMLDKTWNNYSGYLMLGSACALSLLIIVKMVQGIKMEKAAERAAAARTI; encoded by the coding sequence ATGGAGTTATATTTACCTATAGCCGGAGTGGAGATAATGGCATGGCAGCTGGTTTTGATAGGTTTAACAGTAGGTGTAATAGGGGGGTTCTTTGGGGTAGGGGGCGCCTTTATGGTAACACCGGCACTGAATGTTTTTGGTTTTCCGATGGCATATGCGATAGGTACCGACATGGCACACATTGCCGGTAAGTCAATAGTGGCCACGATAAAGCACAGAAAGCTTGGCAACGTGGATTTGAAGCTGGGCATTATAATGGTCATATTTACAGCAATTGGAATAGAGGGTGGAGCAACGTTAATAATGTATCTTGAAAAGATAGGGCGGGTCGGGCCAATCGTTAGATTTGTATATATGATATTACTCTTTGGCCTCGGCTCATATATGCTCTATGAGTACTTTAAACTTACCGGAGGCGGCAGCGGTTCGCATGAGGTAAAAGACGGAAACGTATCCGGGCTTGCAACAAAGATTCAGACATTGAAACTGAGGCCGATGATTCACCTTAAGACCTCAGGCATTACTATATCTTTATGGGCAATCGGCGGTGTGGCAATATTTACAGGATTCTTAGCAGGATTTTTGGGTGTCGGCGGCGGCTTTATAAGAATGCCTGCACTTATCTATGTACTGGGGTGCCCTACTACTGTGGCGGTCGGTACCGACCTTTTTGAGGTAATGATTTCAGGGGCATACGGAGCGTTTTCATATGCGATGAAGGGACGTGTGGAGATAGTAGCGGCAATCGTAATGCTTCTGGGTGCGGCAGTCGGAGCGCAGTTTGGTACTCTTGCAACCAAATATGTAAAGGGCTTGATAATCAGGTTATACTTTGCAGTTACAATGCTGTTGGCCGGAGTGTCGGTAGTATTTAAGCACATAGCCTCAAGTTATAAATTCACATACGAGGGAGTGCTCAATAAGTGGATAAAAGTGGAAACCGGTTTGACGGATAAAGCTGCGATAAAGGACTGGGCGGTGATGAATAAGGCAGCCGTAAAGACATGGGTAGCCTCACAGAGTGATATTATTCAGAGCGCATACATGCTTGATAAAACCTGGAATAACTACTCCGGGTACCTTATGCTGGGTTCGGCATGTGCACTAAGTCTGCTTATCATTGTAAAGATGGTTCAGGGTATAAAAATGGAAAAAGCGGCAGAGAGAGCGGCGGCCGCAAGAACTATATAA